Within Lentimicrobiaceae bacterium, the genomic segment GGAGCCGATATGTCCATTGGCTCTCGCTACGTCAAAGGTGTTAATGTTGTTAATTGGCCCATGGGTAGGGTGCTTATGTCGTATTTCGCTTCAAAATATGTAAAATTCATATTAAACGTGCCTATTGCAGATACTACGGCAGGATTTATATGCTACACAAGAAAAGTATTAGAAACTATAGATTTGGATAAAGTCAAATTTATGGGTTATGCTTTTCAAATTGAAATGAAATACTCGGCTTGGAAGCTCGGTTTTAAAGTTGTAGAAGTACCTATCGTCTTCACCGACCGAACGGAAGGTACATCTAAAATGAGCACAGGAATTTTTAAAGAAGCATTTTTTGGTGTTATAAAGTTGAGATTTAAGAAAATAAAGCCAAAAAATGACACAAAAAAATAGCACGCAACGCCAAACTATTATTAAAAACGCATTAATCGTGAACGAAGGCTCTTCTTTTAAGGGCTTCGTTTTGATTAAAGATGATATTATTGCAGATATTGGCAAAGGCGTTTACAATGGCGAGCATGCTCACGATGATATGGTCATTGATGCCGAAGGCAAATGGCTTATCCCCGGAATTATAGATACTCACGTTCATTTCAGAGAACCGGGCTTAACACACAAAGCCGATATTAAAAGCGAAAGTATGGCTGCTATTGCAGGAGGTGTTACCTCCTATATGGAAATGCCAAACACATTGCCTAATACTGTTTCGCTTGAGTTAGTTAACGATAAAAACAAAATAGCAAGTGGCAATTCTTACGCAAATTACTCGTTTTATATTGCCGCAACCAATTCCAATGTAGATGAACTTATAAGCCTAAGCAAGAACGATGTGTGCGGTATAAAAATATTTTTAGGCTCTTCTACCGGAGGAATGATAGTGGATAACCAGTCGGAGGTGGAAAAGCTTTTTAATTATGCAAAAGTCCCTATTGTTGCTCATTGCGAAGATGAATCTATAATCAAGCAAAACGAGCAAATTTATAGAGATAAGTACGGCGCAGACTTTCCTGCTAAATTTCATTCGGAAATCAGAAGTGCGGAAGCGTGTTATAAATCTACCGAGCAAGCAATTAAATTAGCCAGAAAGTACAATACTCGTTTGCATATAGCCCATTTGAGTACGGCAAAAGAGTTACAATTATTTTCGGATAACAAAGACTTAATAACCAAAAACATAACCGTTGAGGTTTGTCCGCAGCATTTACTCTTTTCCGATGAGGATTATTCAACCTAT encodes:
- a CDS encoding polyprenol monophosphomannose synthase, with the translated sequence MSDSLVIIPTYNEKENVEKMIRTVFSLPKLFHVLIVDDNSPDGTAKIVKGLKSEFEGLLHLIERPGKLGLGTAYITGFKYALENNYQYIFEMDCDFSHNPSDLIRLYEACSSGGADMSIGSRYVKGVNVVNWPMGRVLMSYFASKYVKFILNVPIADTTAGFICYTRKVLETIDLDKVKFMGYAFQIEMKYSAWKLGFKVVEVPIVFTDRTEGTSKMSTGIFKEAFFGVIKLRFKKIKPKNDTKK
- a CDS encoding dihydroorotase, coding for MTQKNSTQRQTIIKNALIVNEGSSFKGFVLIKDDIIADIGKGVYNGEHAHDDMVIDAEGKWLIPGIIDTHVHFREPGLTHKADIKSESMAAIAGGVTSYMEMPNTLPNTVSLELVNDKNKIASGNSYANYSFYIAATNSNVDELISLSKNDVCGIKIFLGSSTGGMIVDNQSEVEKLFNYAKVPIVAHCEDESIIKQNEQIYRDKYGADFPAKFHSEIRSAEACYKSTEQAIKLARKYNTRLHIAHLSTAKELQLFSDNKDLITKNITVEVCPQHLLFSDEDYSTYGTKLKVNPAVKTQTDKIGLLQGVISGRIDMIATDHAPHTLAEKDNSYFKAPSGMPMIQHGFVALLQLVHAGKLSVELLVDKMCHSPAQCFKIYKRGFIRKGYFADLVIVDPNASNVITKDNTYYKCGWSLFENTEMKGKIEKTIVNGNISFDDGVFSKEVYSSQLKFDR